The Pseudoalteromonas sp. UG3-2 genome contains a region encoding:
- a CDS encoding MotA/TolQ/ExbB proton channel family protein: MVILLDAINALREFLDTGGQVLLVIGFVTFAMWLLILERFMYVFGRYRSYKKEVLHTWNSRAERNSWNAEQIRQAMISRVGINLHANLSYINVMVALCPLLGLLGTVTGMIEVFNVMAITGSGSARSMASGVSKATIPTMAGMVGALSGVFASTYLQRKAKREVELLEDKLLLDH; this comes from the coding sequence GTGGTTATATTGCTTGATGCAATTAACGCTTTACGTGAGTTCCTTGATACGGGTGGCCAGGTTCTCCTGGTCATCGGTTTCGTCACCTTCGCTATGTGGTTACTGATTTTAGAACGCTTTATGTATGTGTTTGGACGCTACAGAAGCTACAAAAAAGAAGTACTACACACTTGGAATTCACGAGCAGAGCGCAATAGTTGGAACGCCGAGCAGATCAGACAAGCGATGATCTCACGCGTTGGTATTAACTTACACGCCAACCTCTCATACATCAACGTGATGGTGGCACTGTGTCCGTTACTTGGACTGCTAGGAACGGTAACAGGCATGATTGAAGTGTTTAACGTCATGGCCATTACAGGCTCTGGCAGTGCACGTTCGATGGCATCAGGGGTATCCAAGGCAACCATCCCCACCATGGCCGGTATGGTTGGCGCGTTATCAGGGGTATTCGCTTCGACCTACTTACAGCGTAAAGCCAAGCGTGAAGTTGAATTGTTAGAAGATAAATTGCTACTAGACCATTAA
- a CDS encoding energy transducer TonB, whose protein sequence is MRYLISLVIAGVVTFFLFLGMQALIQGGEGAMTEPVKGQVLDFVRLKKEETVEKKERKPQKPPKPKDPPPPMDAPQTQNNNLDAAAGNFDFSANVEADVDLAGGLALESSDGEYLPIVKVAPVYPRRALSRGIEGYVIVEFVVTKNGTVRNPVVVRAEPEAIFDQAALDAALKFKYKPRVVNGEPVEVAGVQNKISFQING, encoded by the coding sequence ATGCGTTACTTAATTTCATTAGTAATTGCAGGTGTCGTCACCTTCTTTCTTTTCTTGGGTATGCAGGCGCTTATCCAAGGAGGGGAAGGGGCAATGACGGAGCCTGTAAAGGGTCAAGTGCTTGACTTTGTACGTCTCAAAAAAGAAGAGACGGTGGAAAAGAAAGAGCGAAAACCGCAAAAGCCACCTAAGCCTAAGGATCCACCACCACCGATGGACGCACCGCAAACGCAAAATAACAATCTAGATGCCGCTGCCGGTAACTTTGATTTTAGTGCCAATGTTGAGGCGGATGTTGACTTGGCGGGTGGCTTAGCGCTGGAATCCAGTGATGGTGAGTACCTACCTATTGTTAAGGTAGCACCCGTTTACCCCAGAAGAGCACTTTCTCGCGGTATTGAAGGCTATGTCATTGTGGAGTTTGTTGTGACAAAAAATGGCACCGTAAGAAATCCTGTGGTGGTACGTGCTGAACCTGAGGCAATTTTTGATCAGGCCGCTTTAGATGCTGCACTTAAGTTCAAATATAAGCCGCGGGTAGTTAACGGCGAGCCGGTTGAAGTGGCCGGTGTACAAAACAAAATATCATTTCAGATTAATGGGTAA
- a CDS encoding MotA/TolQ/ExbB proton channel family protein: protein MNFLKKFTKTAIIATTFTLSANAFAEQALDLDSLLKTLEQGQAAQSAQNQQREAEFKAKQDQQMQMLNQLTVERNEALARSERLETSFEENEIKLANLSDTLSRRMGTLKELFGVLQQVAGDSSNKFATSVVSAEINGRDDYMNELAKKMGSTSRLASIEDIEKVWFEMQREMTEQGKVSRFNTEVIVAGGEKQSKEVVRVGAFNLISDGKYLTYNNETETLSELTRQPSSRFTATAADLQDANSGVVDFALDPTGGSILGLLVQAPNTEEQVHQGGAVGYVILGVGLLALLIALERFVSLMLMGAKIKRQLKETTPRDDNPLGRVMKVKEQYPDVAYDTLELKLSEAILREMPKITRNLTLIKIISVVAPLLGLLGTVTGMINTFQAITLFGTGDPKLMAGGISQALVTTVLGLVVAIPTVFLYTLLNTRSKNLLLILQEQSAGIIAERSEKGA from the coding sequence ATGAACTTCTTAAAAAAATTCACTAAGACAGCAATTATTGCAACAACATTCACACTGTCAGCCAATGCCTTTGCGGAGCAAGCACTGGATTTAGACTCACTATTAAAAACGCTCGAACAAGGTCAAGCAGCACAAAGTGCTCAAAACCAACAACGTGAAGCGGAGTTTAAGGCGAAGCAAGATCAACAAATGCAAATGCTTAATCAACTGACAGTCGAGCGTAATGAGGCATTAGCGCGCTCTGAACGGTTAGAGACTTCGTTTGAAGAAAATGAAATTAAGCTCGCCAACTTGAGTGATACCCTAAGTCGCCGTATGGGGACATTAAAAGAGCTATTCGGTGTGTTACAGCAAGTTGCCGGTGACAGCTCGAATAAGTTTGCCACCTCAGTGGTGTCGGCAGAAATTAACGGCCGTGACGACTACATGAATGAGTTGGCGAAGAAAATGGGTTCTACTTCTCGCCTTGCTTCCATCGAAGACATCGAAAAAGTATGGTTCGAGATGCAACGTGAAATGACTGAGCAGGGCAAAGTGTCACGCTTTAACACTGAGGTCATCGTTGCAGGTGGCGAAAAGCAAAGCAAAGAAGTCGTTCGTGTCGGTGCTTTTAACCTTATCTCTGATGGTAAATACCTCACATACAACAATGAGACAGAAACACTGTCTGAGTTAACGCGTCAGCCATCGTCACGATTTACAGCTACGGCGGCGGACTTACAAGATGCCAACAGCGGTGTCGTTGATTTTGCACTCGACCCCACCGGTGGTTCTATTCTGGGCTTATTAGTGCAAGCACCTAATACCGAGGAGCAGGTCCATCAAGGTGGTGCTGTTGGTTACGTGATTCTAGGTGTGGGTTTACTGGCATTACTTATCGCACTGGAGCGTTTTGTTTCATTGATGCTGATGGGCGCGAAAATCAAACGTCAATTAAAAGAAACCACGCCACGTGATGACAACCCGCTGGGTCGCGTAATGAAAGTCAAAGAGCAATACCCAGATGTTGCTTACGACACCCTTGAGCTGAAGTTAAGTGAAGCCATCTTACGTGAAATGCCAAAAATTACTCGTAACTTAACGCTTATCAAGATTATTTCTGTGGTCGCACCGCTGCTTGGTCTACTGGGTACGGTAACGGGTATGATTAATACCTTCCAAGCAATTACCCTGTTTGGTACTGGTGATCCAAAATTAATGGCTGGTGGTATCTCGCAAGCACTTGTCACAACAGTACTGGGCTTGGTTGTCGCTATTCCAACGGTGTTCTTATACACCTTGCTTAATACACGTTCAAAGAACTTATTACTTATCTTACAAGAGCAAAGCGCTGGCATTATTGCTGAGCGAAGCGAGAAAGGAGCGTAA
- a CDS encoding ExbD/TolR family protein: MRAPLAKVFQEEESEEINMTPMLDVVFIMLIFFIVTASFVKEAGIDVNRPEAATAVKKQRANILVAISDSGEIWINKRQVDIRAVQANIERLKAENPQGSVVIQADKKATTDTLIKVMDASRAAGAFDVSIAAQES, encoded by the coding sequence ATGAGAGCTCCATTAGCAAAAGTATTCCAAGAAGAAGAGTCTGAAGAAATTAACATGACACCCATGTTGGACGTTGTCTTTATCATGCTTATCTTCTTTATCGTTACCGCATCATTTGTAAAAGAAGCGGGTATCGACGTAAACCGCCCAGAAGCAGCAACGGCGGTTAAAAAGCAAAGAGCCAATATTTTGGTGGCAATCTCCGATAGCGGTGAAATCTGGATCAATAAACGCCAGGTAGATATTCGTGCTGTACAGGCCAACATAGAACGCCTTAAAGCCGAAAACCCTCAGGGCAGTGTGGTTATCCAAGCAGACAAAAAAGCCACCACAGACACCCTAATTAAAGTGATGGATGCATCACGTGCTGCCGGCGCGTTTGATGTTTCAATTGCAGCACAGGAGTCATAA
- a CDS encoding tetratricopeptide repeat protein: MNIATKLTLVSALFTTGLAAPSLLSMLPQINVSVAYADTKTKRVPALREKVYSQLARAQKLADEGQVAEGLAALDSVKERASSMNSYEIAMMHNFYGFIYYNENKLDKAIASFKAVISEEAIPESLRLSTTFSLAQLAMANNDFQATLEFLQKWQAVSEQAPKANFYLLRAQAQYQLKQYQDAIKNINTAINLAEAEGNTPNENWLVLQRAIYYSLNQPKNVVAVLEKMVKLYDKPQYWIQLGGMYGEVGSEKEQLATFETAYQRGFIKTKSDFMQLAQVYLMSGLPFKAAQTLDKGIQAGVVENTAKNLTFIAEAFVQAREDDKSIPFFIAAADKVDHGNLNQRLAEIYINTEQYAEAADQARMALEKGDLTFESNAYVALGMAQFNLQNFDASILAFEQAEKHKKSENLAKQWIKYVKREKVHAETLKQALL; the protein is encoded by the coding sequence ATGAATATAGCAACTAAATTAACGCTGGTATCTGCGTTATTTACAACAGGTTTAGCAGCGCCGAGCCTGCTTTCAATGTTACCCCAGATCAACGTATCTGTGGCCTACGCCGATACCAAAACAAAACGAGTGCCCGCACTTCGGGAAAAGGTATATAGCCAACTCGCTCGAGCACAAAAATTAGCAGACGAAGGACAAGTCGCTGAAGGTTTAGCCGCGCTTGATTCGGTAAAAGAGCGGGCATCGAGTATGAACAGTTATGAAATCGCCATGATGCATAACTTTTATGGTTTTATTTATTACAATGAAAACAAGCTCGATAAAGCCATAGCTTCGTTTAAAGCGGTAATTAGCGAAGAAGCCATTCCAGAGTCTTTGCGGTTATCGACTACCTTTAGCTTGGCGCAACTTGCCATGGCTAATAATGATTTTCAAGCCACACTGGAGTTTTTACAAAAATGGCAGGCGGTGAGTGAGCAAGCGCCCAAAGCAAACTTTTATTTGTTACGTGCACAAGCACAGTATCAATTAAAACAGTATCAAGATGCCATTAAAAATATTAATACGGCTATTAATTTAGCCGAAGCTGAAGGTAATACACCAAATGAAAATTGGCTGGTATTACAACGCGCAATATACTACTCGCTAAACCAGCCTAAAAATGTCGTTGCAGTGCTTGAGAAAATGGTAAAGCTGTACGACAAACCACAATATTGGATCCAACTAGGTGGTATGTATGGTGAAGTAGGCAGTGAAAAAGAGCAACTGGCCACCTTTGAGACCGCTTATCAACGAGGTTTTATTAAAACTAAATCTGACTTTATGCAGCTGGCGCAAGTTTATTTAATGAGCGGCTTACCTTTTAAAGCGGCACAAACATTAGATAAAGGCATTCAAGCGGGTGTGGTTGAAAACACAGCAAAGAACCTCACTTTTATCGCGGAAGCTTTTGTTCAGGCTCGAGAAGATGATAAATCCATTCCTTTTTTCATTGCCGCAGCGGATAAAGTAGATCATGGTAATTTAAATCAAAGGCTTGCTGAAATATACATCAACACCGAACAGTACGCTGAAGCGGCAGATCAAGCACGAATGGCGTTAGAGAAAGGGGACTTAACCTTTGAGTCTAATGCTTATGTTGCCCTGGGTATGGCACAATTTAATTTACAAAATTTTGATGCCTCTATACTGGCCTTTGAACAAGCAGAAAAACACAAAAAGTCAGAAAATTTAGCAAAGCAGTGGATTAAATACGTTAAGCGAGAAAAAGTACACGCTGAGACGTTAAAACAAGCTTTACTATAA
- a CDS encoding DUF3450 domain-containing protein — protein MKCVNHLLIAGMLATASAGANELNQVMDKSAAINESAAKTQSKIDGIADSMQSRLQKFKTLNKEIDGLAVYNAQLDKQIRSQLEEMAAINESMDQVSVIERQITPLMLRMIKGLEQFVALDVPFLPKERAERISQLNTLMDRADISSSEKFRRVLEAYQVEVDYGRTIEAYTALLDINGQEREVDFLRIGRLELLYVTKDGKQAGFWNKDSKAFETLPDTNIGQINKGIRIARKQLAPDMLTLPVQAAE, from the coding sequence ATGAAGTGCGTTAATCACTTGCTTATAGCAGGTATGCTGGCAACGGCATCAGCCGGTGCAAACGAATTAAACCAAGTCATGGATAAAAGTGCAGCCATTAATGAGTCTGCAGCAAAAACACAAAGCAAAATCGATGGCATTGCCGATAGCATGCAATCGCGTTTACAAAAGTTCAAGACGCTAAATAAAGAGATTGATGGCTTAGCCGTTTATAACGCGCAATTGGATAAGCAGATCCGTAGCCAATTAGAAGAAATGGCGGCGATTAATGAATCCATGGATCAAGTTTCCGTTATTGAGCGTCAAATCACACCATTAATGCTGCGCATGATCAAAGGCCTAGAGCAATTTGTTGCCCTTGATGTGCCATTTCTACCAAAAGAGCGCGCTGAACGCATCAGCCAACTTAATACGTTAATGGACCGCGCCGACATTTCTTCCAGTGAAAAGTTCCGCCGCGTACTAGAAGCGTATCAGGTTGAAGTCGACTATGGTCGTACCATTGAAGCCTACACAGCACTGCTCGACATTAATGGCCAAGAGCGTGAAGTCGATTTTCTGCGCATTGGCCGCTTAGAATTACTTTATGTCACCAAAGATGGCAAACAAGCTGGGTTTTGGAATAAAGACAGTAAGGCATTTGAAACCCTACCAGATACCAATATTGGCCAAATTAACAAAGGCATTCGTATCGCACGCAAGCAGTTGGCACCTGACATGCTAACACTTCCCGTTCAGGCTGCAGAGTAA